In Candidatus Peregrinibacteria bacterium, one DNA window encodes the following:
- a CDS encoding SufD family Fe-S cluster assembly protein gives MNFKFESPSGEKTIKLLQDEESEIFLSDTLSGSRNFELHIFLDGNNAKVYIRGILTTQKSDKKEWKIFVHCKGSSQTASLDLKGVADGNSFLELSGNGILTKNSKEGAVTLREKVVLLSPNATVKALPILRVETENVAEASHSASITPFDEEMYFYLESRGINREEGKKLLLDGFLKY, from the coding sequence TTGAATTTTAAATTCGAATCACCATCGGGAGAAAAAACGATAAAACTTTTACAAGACGAAGAAAGTGAAATTTTCCTTTCGGACACTCTTTCTGGATCTCGTAATTTTGAGCTCCACATTTTTCTGGATGGTAATAATGCAAAAGTGTATATTCGAGGAATCCTCACGACACAGAAAAGCGATAAAAAAGAATGGAAAATTTTTGTTCATTGCAAAGGAAGCTCACAGACAGCATCTCTTGATCTGAAAGGCGTTGCCGATGGAAATTCTTTTCTTGAACTCAGCGGGAACGGAATTCTTACGAAGAATTCGAAAGAAGGAGCAGTTACCCTTCGAGAGAAAGTGGTGCTTCTTTCTCCAAACGCGACCGTAAAAGCGCTTCCAATTTTACGGGTAGAGACAGAAAATGTGGCTGAAGCAAGCCACTCAGCATCAATTACTCCTTTTGACGAAGAAATGTATTTTTACCTCGAAAGCAGAGGGATAAATCGAGAGGAGGGAAAGAAGTTGCTGCTGGATGGGTTTTTAAAATACTGA